A stretch of DNA from Granulicella pectinivorans:
GTATCGCTCTGCGCGGCCTACTCTCTCTTCGGAGCGCAGTACTTCCAGCATCCGCAACTGGGGCCGAAGTGGCTCGCGGGGCTCATCCTGGGCTCAATGGTCTGGGCGGCCTTCAGCATGATTGCCTTCGAGGAAATTCCCGAAGCCATCTCTTATTTGCAGAACCTTGCGAAATCGCCTTCCGGCTCCTCCCTATCCAAGCCAGCTCCGTCGAGGGTCGCGAGTGCAACGAATATTCAAGGAGGAAACGCAGCCATGAACCAACCGAACAAGACATCCCCATCGTCCACACTCTCGGCGCAGGAAAAGGCGCGCATCGAGGAAGAAGAGCGTTATCGCGCTCAGGTCCGCGCCCGCTACTCCGGGGGTAGCAACCCAACGTCATCGAGTAACGCTTACGTGCGGTCCGCGAGTTACACAACCCGGCTCCGCGAAAATGTCGATAACGGCATGTGGTGGGCCTCGAAGATTGTCGCGACATTCTTCGTTCTGGCAGTTCTATTCGCAGTCATTGCGATATTTGGGCACTAACGCATTGCAATTGTCTGCATCGTGCTCGGTTTAGATGAATGTGCGCTTTTCACAGATGCAGATGTTAACAACAAACCGTGGTCGAAGACTGTTGAACAACAGATCGAAGAACTCACCACGCAGTTGGAGCGGATCTCCAACTCAGCGGGCTGCCACGATGCTCCACCGAACGGTGTTGAGATACCCCTCAAGCGATTTGCGATCTCGGAAAACTTCACCGCGGCTTCGCCCCCGAATCTCGGAGATACTGAAGGTCATCATCGCTCAGCTCGGACACGCCTAACTGAGCGCGTATACAACCGTTTAGCTTTGGAACACTGCGTCGTCGCCGAACCCTTGTTTAGCTCGACCAGGAACAGCGTCCACGCTCCTGCGAGGGGAGCGACGAAAGCCTCCGCAAAACGATTGCTGAGGCTGACCTGTTTCAATCCACGCTCCTACGAGGGGAGCGACAGGGCTTGCATGTTCGTCGTCAACCCAGACTCTAGTTTCAATCCACGCTCCTACGAGGGGAGCGACGCGTCGGGTGACAACAACGTCACGATCACCACCGTGTTTCAATCCACGCTCCTACGAGGGGAGCGACCCAGGCCATGCTGACGCCGCACGCCGTGCAGATGTTTCAATCCACGCTCCTACGAGGGAGCGACTGCTCGGGCCACGTCGCGATGATGGCCGCGTGTGCGTTTCAATCCACGCTCCTACGAGGGGAGCGACCGTGCCCAGCCCAACCCACAACAGCCAATTTCAGTTTCAATCCACGCTCCTACGAGGGGAGCGACTGGTTACGTAGCTCCTATTCCGTCTTTCCTGTCGTTTCAATCCACGCTCCTACGAGGGGAGCGACCACGGCCAGCACGGCGAACCCGCGCGTCCTCAAAAGTTTCAATCCACGCTCCTACGAGGGGAGCGACGCCACGCCATCCACATGGGTCTGCACGACGACCATGTTTCAATCCACGCTCCTACGAGGGGAGCGACTCTCAAATCCGTACTGCTCGGCCATGCGCCGAATGTTTCAATCCACGCTCCTACGAGGGGAGCGACGAGCCTGAGATGCTGATCTTCCTCGGCAATCCGAGTGTTTCAATCCACGCTCCTACGAGGGGAGCGACGCTGGTTTAACTCCTTTCCCTGCGGTGATATACGAGTTTCAATCCACGCTCCTACGAGGGGAGCGACGCGTCCTTCTTCTGTTCCTTTTCCTTGCTGTGGAAGTTTCAATCCACGCTCCTACGAGGGGAGCGACGTCGTCGTCTGCCGGGGCCGTCGTGATGAGCTGGTTTCAATCCACGCTCCTACGAGGGGAGCGACGCCTTCGTTAACCGCCGCCCGGAGGCCGATCAAAGGTTTCAATCCACGCTCCTACGAGGGGAGCGACTTTACCGCCTATGCGGATGTTGAGGGAGTACCGCTTGTTTCAATCCACGCTCCTACGAGGGGAGCGACCGTGATCGCCACCCCGCACTGCTTGACCGAGCGTTGTTTCAATCCACGCTCCTACGAGGGGAGCGACGACCTTCGCTTTTGCATGATCTGGTTCCGATTCAGGTTTCAATCCACGCTCCTACGAGGGGAGCGACTACGAACTTGCGCTTGGTGGCTGCGTTGAAGCTGTTTCAATCCACGCTCCTACGAGGGGAGCGACGTGTTCTGCGGGTCGATGTGCGACGTGATGGACGATGTTTCAATCCACGCTCCTACGAGGGGAGCGACTAAGGATGCTTGGTATGAGCGCAACGCATTCAAGGTTTCAATCCACGCTCCTACGAGGGGAGCGACAACTTCTGATTTACGGCAAATCGAGCATCACCGAGTTTCAATCCACGCTCCTACGAGGGGAGCGACCTGGTTTCCAACGGTTGATTGGACCGAACCGCTGTTTCAATCCACGCTCCTACGAGGGGAGCGACCACCGGAGCTTCGCCGCGATGATGAGCAGCATTGGGTTTCAATCCACGCTCCTACGAGGGGAGCGACCAAAGTGCTCGGAGACAATCCTGTGAGCGTTACCGTTTCAATCCACGCTCCTACGAGGGGAGCGACATGGGCGTGTCCCAAGCGGTCCCTGTGGACTTTGGTTTCAATCCACGCTCCTACGAGGGGAGCGACTGCTGTTCGACGGCCTTAGTATGGCCGCACATGTGTTTCAATCCACGCTCCTACGAGGGGAGCGACAATATGCGGGCATCGTTACCTCATTGGGGTTGTGGTTTCAATCCACGCTCCTACGAGGGGAGCGACGGCCGGTGGAACCGAAGCATCCTCTCCCCGTACTGTTTCAATCCACGCTCCTACGAGGGGAGCGACGAAGACCTCTGGGCTCTGCCTTCACTTCAAGGAAGGTTTCAATCCACGCTCCTACGAGGGGAGCGACCGAGGCGGCGGGTGTGAGGCCCGCCGTGACTCTCTGTTTCAATCCACGCTCCTACGAGGGGAGCGACGACCAACTGAGCCACACCGACAACTCAGATGTCTGGCAGTTTCAATCCACGCTCCTACGAGGGGAGCGACCGTTGTTGTTCGCGTCGTGGTTCGGGGCCACGTAGTTTCAATCCACGCTCCTACGAGGGGAGCGACAATTGGGGGCAGTGTAGGTTCCAGTGACGCGATTGTTTCAATCCACGCTCCTACGAGGGGAGCGACGCTGTGCCCGCAGCATACGTTCCAGGTGTTGACGTTTCAATCCACGCTCCTACGAGGGGAGCGACCGACCGCAACGGCGATTCTCGGCGCGGCCAAAGGGTTTCAATCCACGCTCCTACGAGGGGAGCGACCGATGTCTGCTGGCCAACCATCGGGATGCTCGGGTTTCAATCCACGCTCCTACGAGGGGAGCGACAATCTCCATTAACTGCTTGTCCCGCGCCTCAGCCTGTTTCAATCCACGCTCCTACGAGGGGAGCGACATCGGCAATGGCCTTGTCCATCTGCTCGGAGGTGTTTCAATCCACGCTCCTACGAGGGGAGCGACATGCCTATCCTGCGAGTCTCCGCTGCGCGAGGTGTTTCAATCCACGCTCCTACGAGGGGAGCGACCTGTATCTCCCGAAATCCTTCAAACACCACGAACTGTTTCAATCCACGCTCCTACGAGGGGAGCGACGAAAAACATTCATGGCCCGTCACGCGGGTTCGAAGTTTCAATCCACGCTCCTACGAGGGGAGCGACAGCTTAGCCACGGAAAGCCGTCCTTACTGAGCGCGTTTCAATCCACGCTCCTACGAGGGGAGCGACGGGGAATTACTTACTTGCGTCCCTTGCACGCGGGTTTCAATCCACGCTCCTACGAGGGGAGCGACATCCCCGACTGCATAGGCGCTCCCGATAACCCAAGTTTCAATCCACGCTCCTACGAGGGGAGCGACAATGTACGATGGATCGTGTTCTAAGGAGATTTCATGTTTCAATCCACGCTCCTACGAGGGGAGCGACCGCTCTGCACAGAATCTGCGACCCCCAAATTCATGTTTCAATCCACGCTCCTACGAGGGGAGCGACAATTCATCCTTTATCTCCCAATCGTAAACTGTTGAGTTTCAATCCACGCTCCTACGAGGGGAGCGACGTGAAGATTGCGGGAGTGGCAGACCAGACAATCGGTTTCAATCCACGCTCCTACGAGGGGAGCGACAACATGCAAACACAATAATGTTGCGGTTGGATGCGTTTCAATCCACGCTCCTACGAGGGGAGCGACTTGCGCCTGTCTTTGCGCTCGATCAGGCACTCCATGTTTCAATCCACGCTCCTACGAGGGGAGCGACGCTACGAAAGAGGAAGCACAAGCCGAATGCGATGTTTCAATCCACGCTCCTACGAGGGGAGCGACATTCTTCACCTTTTATCTCACGGCGTATTTGCATGGTTTCAATCCACGCTCCTACGAGGGGAGCGACGACGGGCAACCGGCAGGCCATCGCCACGATGAGTGTTTCAATCCACGCTCCTACGAGGGGAGCGACACTTTTTAAGTGCCCTAATTAACTGCCTGAACCGTTTCAATCCACGCTCCTACGAGGGGAGCGACGGAAGGCCGCCGACGCGGTCTTTTTCTTTTTCGGTTTCAATCCACGCTCCTACGAGGGGAGCGACTCACGAGGATTGGCTCCAGCAAATGCTCGAAGAAGTTTCAATCCACGCTCCTACGAGGGGAGCGACCGGCGCGGATTGAAACATACAACTGAATTGATGAGTTTCAATCCACGCTCCTACGAGGGGAGCGACGTTCGTAGTTCTGTGTGATCGGAAGATTCACGGCGAGTTTCAATCCACGCTCCTACGAGGGGAGCGACGTCGGCTTCTCTAACTCATTCAGCCGTGCGTACTTAGGATGCAGCTTTCGCGGATCGATGGCAAGAAGCTTGGTCGTCATGGATCAATTTATGCTTGCCACAAGCAAAGGTGCTGACTTCAAATGAGTTCGTACAAACGCGGATCTCTCACTCAGAGGGTGTTCGCTTGTGGTCCGCGCATCACACGAAGTCGCAATGGATGATCACCAAACCGTGACCAAAGATCCTTGGTTTCATAGAATCATGGGGCCTTGCGGGTCATACGAGGGTTTGGCGCCTACATGTTCTACGCGCCGTTTCCATTCGTTTCCAAGAAAGTAAAAGCGCAGACTATCCTGTTGCGCGTCCGCCTCCTTGACTAGCGAGGCGCGGAAAGTGACCCACTGGGCTGCATCGACGAGGCATTCGAATACTGAGTTCTGCACGCGTTGCCCGCGATCCTCACATAGTCTGGCAACGCGTCGCAGCCTTCGGCGGCCAGCTTCGTCCCGTGTGCTCACATCATAGCTGACTAAAACGAGCACCGTTTCTTACCTCCAGAGAAAGGCTGGGTAGCCATCGAGGCCGCCGCGAATGTGCCTGGCCAAGAGCAGGGCCTGCGTGTAGGGGACGAGACCAAGCGGGATGCGTTCATTCAGGAAGGGGTGCTCAATCTCCTCCTGTTTGCGTGTCTGCCATGCGGCCACGACAGCCTTGCGCGTGGCTTCTTCCAGTAGCACGCCCCCTCCATCCTGCAGAGTGAAGTCGTCGGACTGCACCTGGCGACGATTGATGAGCGTCAGTACCAGGCGATCGGCCAGCGAACTGCGCAGCTCTTCCATCATGTCAAGCGCGAGGCTTGGCCGGCCGGGGCGGTCGGTGTGCAGGAATCCGACAGCTGGGTCCAGACCCACGGACTCAAGCGCAGACTCGATATCGTGGCGCAATAGGGCGTAGACGAAGGAAAGCAGAGCGTTGACACGGTCTAGCGGAGGGCGACGGGAGCGTCCGCCAAAGTGAAAGGCCTCCGGCTCTCCGGCGATCATGGCGTCGAAGGTCGAGAAGTAGATCTGTCCGGCCAGCCCTTCATGACCACGTGCCTCGTCGATCGAAGCGGCACGGTTTGCATCGAGTCCAATCCACAAGAGGCGGCTTGCGGCTTCGCGCAGGGCGAGTTGGCGCTCGCTGTCGGCGCTCTCTCGCGCGGCGCGCATGAGCACGGTGCGGCTGTTAGCAATCTTGGCGGTGACGATGCTCCGAACCAGAGGGAGGGCCGCTTCGCCTCCGTCGGACATACGATACTGCTGGCGACGGAGCAGGACGTTGCCGCTGACCGGGCCGTTGACGCGCGCCAGAAAGCGCCCTTGCTCTGTGAGGAAGGTGATGCACACCCCTTGTTCGCAGCAGAGCGCGAGTACGGGCGGAGAGCAGGAGACTTGGCCCCAGCAGACAAGGCCCTCTAACGTGTGGACAGGAATGCGTAGTTTGTACTCTGCATTCACCCTGACCGATACGGTTTCGCCGTCTCGATGAAGATAGGCACCCTGTGTCATGACATGCAGCGTATTGAGGAGTTTGCGCATCGATTACTCGCTTTGGCGCAACGCGCGAAGTTGGGCGGCCTGCCAGCGCGCGGCAACAGCGGTGGTTGCTGTGGACTCCGGCAGGCATACGTCGACCAGGGAGCAACTGCGGCAGTGCCTGCTTGGTTGTGCGGGCGGCGTGATGCGTGCGTCATAGAGACCGTGCATCGTAGCCGCTAACGTTTCGGTCCGGGCGCGAAGCTCCGGTGTAAAGTCCACGTCGATGCGCCGGCGTGGCTCACCATAAAAGATGGCACCGCGCGGCACGGCGCAGGCAAGCATCTCTTCAAGACAAAGAGCCTGCGCGCAGAGCTGTACTAGGTCGCAGTCGGTCGGCTTGCGCTTGCCGCGTTTGTACTCTACGGGAAAGGGCTCCGGACGGAACTCGACGACATCGGCCCGGCCGGTCAGCCGCAAGCGGCGGCTTTCGAGCGCGAGACCGCGTACGGTGCGCAGATCACGCCTGCGCACCTGTCCAGGAAGGTCCGCACGCTCGTGCAGCAGGCGGCCTTCGGCGGTCAACCGGTTCTCCGCCCACGCCTGCTCCAGGTGGATGAGCGCCCACTGACGTGGGCAGAAGGCAAGATGTTGCAAGCCACTGAGAGGCAGGGGCTCCTGCAGCACCGTCATGGGTGAGGCTTCAAACATAGCGCCAGGCGGTGACGCCGGACAGAGCCTCCGCACCCTCTACCGGCTCGGTGATCCCCTTGGCTTGGTACTCGGCGAAGCT
This window harbors:
- the cas2 gene encoding CRISPR-associated endonuclease Cas2, with product MLVLVSYDVSTRDEAGRRRLRRVARLCEDRGQRVQNSVFECLVDAAQWVTFRASLVKEADAQQDSLRFYFLGNEWKRRVEHVGAKPSYDPQGPMIL
- the cas1c gene encoding type I-C CRISPR-associated endonuclease Cas1c: MRKLLNTLHVMTQGAYLHRDGETVSVRVNAEYKLRIPVHTLEGLVCWGQVSCSPPVLALCCEQGVCITFLTEQGRFLARVNGPVSGNVLLRRQQYRMSDGGEAALPLVRSIVTAKIANSRTVLMRAARESADSERQLALREAASRLLWIGLDANRAASIDEARGHEGLAGQIYFSTFDAMIAGEPEAFHFGGRSRRPPLDRVNALLSFVYALLRHDIESALESVGLDPAVGFLHTDRPGRPSLALDMMEELRSSLADRLVLTLINRRQVQSDDFTLQDGGGVLLEEATRKAVVAAWQTRKQEEIEHPFLNERIPLGLVPYTQALLLARHIRGGLDGYPAFLWR
- the cas4 gene encoding CRISPR-associated protein Cas4 gives rise to the protein MFEASPMTVLQEPLPLSGLQHLAFCPRQWALIHLEQAWAENRLTAEGRLLHERADLPGQVRRRDLRTVRGLALESRRLRLTGRADVVEFRPEPFPVEYKRGKRKPTDCDLVQLCAQALCLEEMLACAVPRGAIFYGEPRRRIDVDFTPELRARTETLAATMHGLYDARITPPAQPSRHCRSCSLVDVCLPESTATTAVAARWQAAQLRALRQSE